DNA from Dethiosulfovibrio peptidovorans:
CGGATCTCTAAAATTGTCTACCTTCTGCGGATCCAGAGAGAGCGCCAGGATCAGGGGCTCTTTCCCTCCTTTCGGGAATACCATCGCTTCTTCGGTGCCGATCCTGACGAGCTTCGGGACGATGCCTTGGTGATGCATCCCGGCCCTATCAACAGGGGAGTCGAGATCTCGTCTTCGGTAGCCGACGGCCCCCAAAGCCTGATTCTGGATCAGGTCCGAAGCGGTGTGGCGGCCCGAATGGCCGTTCTGGAGCTGTGTCTTGGAGGTGAGCGCTGATGTCCCATATCGGTTTTGTCGATCTCTTTGTTCCCTTGGGACATCCTCAAAAACTTGTGGCGATGGCTCGAGAGGGCGGCTATACTGTGATAGGGGCTCTCTCCTCTGAGGTATGGACCGATGGAGACCTGACAACTCTTTCTCTTCCAGAGGTCTTGAACGACGATGGATCTATGAGGGAGATCCGAAGTGAGGTGGAGGCCACAGGTGCATCCATGATCTACGGTGGCCGTTCTCTGGGGGGAAACAGCCTTGTCCTTCGGAACGTCATGGCCTATTGCTCCGGGATCGGGGTCCGACTGGCCCTGATTCCCGACGAGGAGCCTCTCTCCAGAAACGCCCAGGTTGCCGAGGGACGAGCCTCGTCTCTCTCAGGTATGACCGGATTTCCGAGGATTGCTGAGGTAATAGGTGTATTTCGGGCAGCGCTTCTGGCCCGGGAATATGGCGTGCCCCTTCATCTACATGGGATCTCCACCAGGGAGGGACTCGACCAGGTCCGTCGCTGGAAGGCTGATGGATTGGATGTCACCTGTTCGGTGATCGCACTCAGTCTCTGTATGAACGAGGAGGACCTGATTCGATCCGAGTGGAATCCGGCACTCAAGGGGGAGATCCCCCTCCGGTCCGAGGATGATCGGTTGGCTCTCTGGGCAGGGGTGGCCGATGGCACGGTAGACGCCGTGACCAGTGGACATAGTGATGTCGATCCAGAAGATCGTGTTGTCCCTTTCCAGATGGCGCCTTTTGGGTATACAACCCTTCCGGGTGCAGCTCGGTCGGTGGTGGATGTCTGGCGTCGGGATGGCTACGGGGTGACTCCAGAGCGCTTGGCGTCCTGCCTTAGGAGCGGTCCCGCCCGACTTTTAGGGATGACCGATCTGGACGATGGACTATTGCTTCAGGATCTGATCAACCATGACCCTACCCGTTGACGACCGACTGGTCACGGTCATCAAACAAGAGAGGGCAGGGGAGGGAGTATATGCCCTGTCCCTTCACTGTCCTTCGGCCTCTGTCTCGGCCATCCCCGGTCAATTCGTCCTGATCAGAGACCCCTCGTGGGGGATGGACCCTCTCCTCATGCGCCCCTTCGCCGTTGCTGGAGTTTGGGAAGATCGCTTGGAGGTCGTCTATCGAACCGTTGGGCGAGGTACCGAGCGTCTTTCACGATGCCTCCCAGGGGACGAACTTCTCCTTCGGGGCCCTGTGGGCAGGGGCTTCCGTGCGCCTGCTTCACCTCCTATTTATGTCGCCGGTACCTTGGGTGTGGCGCCCTTGCTTTTTGCCCGTCAAATATTCGGTGGCGGACGTTTCATCCTTGGTGTTCCCGATGCCTCCTGGGCCCCGTTTGTCCGGTGGGTCCTTGAGCGGTGCCCCGAGGTAGAAGTTTTCTGCGATGACGGTACTATAGGCACCAAAGGGTCAGCTCTTCGGGGAATGAGCTCCGGCGAATCGTCGCCGATCCTGGCATGCGGCCCCATGGGCATGATGACCGCCATGAGCAGCATGGATCTGGTTGATGTCCAGGTTAGTCTTGAAAACCGTATGGCCTGCGGCATAGGCGCATGCTGTGGTTGCGTAACTGCCGCTGAGTATGGGCACCTTCGGGTGTGTGCCCAGGGACCGGTTTTCGACTTGAAGGAGTTGAGGCATCATGGCTGATCTGTCTGTTGGGATCGGCGCTCTACGGCTCCGATCCCCCGTGGTCCTCGCGTCTGGGACCTGGGGATACGATGAGCCCCTTTGGCGAGAGGACCTCATGACCTCAGTGGGGGCCGTCTGCTCCAAGGCCATCACCGAACTCCCCCGGGATGGAAATCCCGGGACTCGGATTTGGGAAACTCCCTGCGGTCTTCTGAACAGTATCGGTCTTCAGAACACCGGTATAGACGATTTCGTGGATCGAGTGATCCCCCTGCTGAAAGATCGGGGAACACCGCTGGTGGCTAACGTGTCCATGGAGGACGAGGCCGGATTAAATCGGATGGTAGAGCGGCTCCTCCCTTTGGCCTCCGATGTGTCCGCCATTGAGCTGAACGTCTCCTGCCCCAACGTGGACCACGGATGCATGTCCTGGGGTGTGAGTCCCGACCTGACGGCTCGGGCGACAGCCATGGTTCGGGAACTGTGGAGTGGTCCCCTGTGGGTGAAGATGACCCCCCAGGCCCCGAATCCTGGAGACGTGGCTCGATCCGCTCAGGACTCCGGAGCCGACGCCTTGGTGGTTGCAAACACCTGGCTCGGGATGGCCGTCGATGTTCAGAATCGTCGTCCTGTCTTTCAGCGGGCCGTTGCCGGGCTCTCCGGACCGGCGGTCTTTCCCCTGGCCCTTCGCCTTGTCTGGCAGGTAGCCGGTGCCGTCTCCATTCCGGTAATAGGCTGCGGCGGCGTCTCCTCCGGTGAGAATCTTCTGGCCATGGTTATGGTGGGAGCTACGGCCGTGGAAGTGGGAACCGGTCTCTTTGGAGATCTTCACCTTCCCGAGAGAATATTGGAGCAAGTGGCGTCCTACATGGACGAAGAGGGTGTGACCGATCTTGCCGACCTGATCGGTATTGCCAGATGAGACAAACAGGATGAAAGACGTGGAAGGAGGAACCCCTGTGGATAGAGATAAAGACTTGCCGTTGATCCTCGCCCTGGACCTCGACACTCTGGCCGGGGCCAGAGGCACGCTGGACATCGTTCGAGATCGAATCAGATACGTGAAGATAGGCCCCAGGCTTTTTGCTCTGGGAGGTGTTCCATTCGTGACCGAGATGGTGGACTACGGCTTTAAGGTCTTCCTGGATCTGAAGCTTCACGACATCCCCAACACAATTCGATTGGCTGTCCAGGCCTTCAGCGACATCGGGCTCTGGTCCTTGACCCTTCATGCTGCCGGAGGACGCCGGATGCTGGAGGAAGCCGTATCGGCTCGGGACCGCTCCCGGTCGTCCATGAAACTCTTTGGCATATCTGTCCTTACCAGCTTTGATGACCGCCTCTGGAACGAGGCTACTCCTGGTTGTCCCATGACTGATGCCCTGAGAAGCCGCTCCTGGCTCTGTGATGATGTTGGACTGGACGGGGTTGTCTGCTCCCCTCTTGATCTGCCTATCATCGGCGAAGGACGGGAGGGCTTCCTTAAGGTCGTCCCGGGAGTTCGTCTGGCCTCCTCGGAGGACGACCAGACCAGGGTTGCCACCCCCGCTCAGGCCTTTAAAAACGGTGCGGACTATGTGGTCATGGGGCGGCCAATCTACCGTGCCGACGATCTGGACCAGGCCATGGACCGGATCACCAGTTCCATAAAGGAGGGGCTACTGTCATGACCGTTCAGAATACAATCGAGGAGATGATGATCCAGTCGGAAGCGTACCTCAAGGGACATTTTCTCCTCTCTTCGGGGAAACACAGCGGCCACTACATGCAGTGTGCCATGATGCTTCGCTGTCCTGATAAGGCAGCCTTTGCCGGTCAGGCCATCGCCCAGGCTCTGGAAGGGATTGCCGTGGATTTCGTTGTCTCGCCGGCCATCGGAGGGCTCATCATCGGTCATGAGGTCGCTCGAGGGCTGGGTGTGCCCTTTTTGTTCTGTGAGCGGGAGAACGGGGCCATGACCCTGCGCCGGTTCCCGGTAGAGCCCAACCAACGGTTTGTGGTGGTGGAGGATGTCATCACCACCGGCGGATCGGCTGCCGAGGTGGGGGAGCATCTCCGGGAACGTGGTTGCATCTGGGAGGCTACGGCCTGCATCGTCGATCGGAGCGGAGGAGCCCACCGGTTTGACAACGACCCCATCTCCCTGTGGGCGACCTCCTTCCCGGTCTACGCTCCGTCGAACTGTCCGCTGTGTGATCAGGGAAAACCCCTGTGCAAACCCGGCAGCCGTCCGGGGGACCGATGATCCACCGCTTCTCTCAAGTGCTCAAAGGGACCGTCCTTCTGTGGATAGTATCTCTTCTCATGGCATCTCCCTTGTGGGCGTCCCGATGGCCTCTTGCCGTCACTCATCCCTGCCTTTCGTCTCTGGTCGCCTTTATCGGAGGCGCCAACATTGTGGTACAACCACTAGCCCGATGGGATAGAGGCCGGCTGGTCAGACTTCACCCCGACTTCCAGGGCCTTTCAGCGTTGGCCCTAGATCGTCGGGATGCTGCTGTCTACGGTCTGGATCAGAACGCTGATGTGGTCATCACTCTCTATCGAGACTTTCCCGTTGATCGACCAATCGAGGAAGTTTTCTCCGATCCTGCCACGTTACCCTTTCTGGGCCAGAGAGTATTGGGCGCCATCTCCGGCTTAGACCCCGATGAATACGAATACTACCAACGTCGCCTTGCCGAATTTCAAAGCCGGCTGGATAGTACCGTCTCCATGGGACGCCGAATTCTCAAAGGTGCCAGGATACTGATATTCTCCGAGACACTTGAACCCCTCTTTGTCGCCGCTGGGTGTAACGTCACCCTCCCGTCGGAGGATTTGCTTCTGGCTCTTCAGAGTGCTCTCAAGCCTCAAAGCGGACTTACCGAAAAAAAACTGATCGACCTGTTGAATCGATGGAGCCAGGATATGGATGCCGTTGTCGTGGGCCAGGAGATGAACGGCAAGATTTTGAAGCTCATCCCCGAACTCCCCAAGTGGATAGTAGCCGTTCCTCTGGACGAATCGGTCGATCCCCTGGTAGTCCTCTACGATAGATACCTTGCGGTGTGGAACGTCCTTCGATCCGACCAGGCTCGAAAACGTTGATAGATTCCCGTAAAAAAGGCCGCTCGACTCACATGTCGATCGGCCCTTTACAGGTCATCACATGCCTTCCGTAACCCTCAACGCCCCATCGCCTTGCTCAAAACGGCCGATGAGTGTACACTCCCCACAGCCCGAGTTCCGGGCCAGATCCATCACCCGATCGACAGCGTCGGGTGGCGTCGCTAAAAGCAAACCACCGCTTGTCTGGGGATCGAACAACACGTCTATCCTCTCCTCGGCAAAGTTCAGACCGGTCACCTGTTCGCCATACAGGTCACGGTTCCTATACGCACCAGCTGGAACCAAGCCCATGGCAGCGAGCTCCAGGACCCCGCCCATGATTGGCAGTGACGAGACATCCAGGAGCAAATCCACATCACCTGCCGAGAGCATATCCAGGCAGTGTCCCACGAGACCAAAACCCGTCACGTCGGTGCAGGCGTGAATTGTCCTTCTCAGGTCAAGAGGCATATCCAGAGGCAAACAGTTCAACTTTCCCATCCATCTGGCGGCCTCATCGGCCCATCGGGGATTGTCCAACATGTCAGCCTTGACCGCCGTGGTGAGGATACCGCTCCCCAGCGGCTTGGTGAGGAGCAGCTGATCCCCGGGTCTGGCCCCACTTACCCTCCAGAGAGCCTCTCGTTCCACCTCGCCGAAGACGCATAAGCCGTACTTGGGCTCCTGGTCCTCAACGCTGTGCCCACCGGCCAAAAAAGCTCCTGCTTCCGAAACCGCTTCGTGCCCACCCTTCATAACCTCCTTCAACGTGCCAAGAGATAGGGCTTTCACGGGAAACGCGACGATATTCAGGGCGATAAACGGACGCCCCCCCATGGCGAAAACGTCGCTGATGGCGTTGGCAGCGGCGATCCGGCCCCATTGCCTGGGGTCGTCCACCACAGGTGTGATGAAATCCAAGGTCAAAATTCCCAGTCGACGATCATCAATTGTCCACAAAGCGGCGTCCTCTCCGCAGTCCCATGTCGTGATGAGACGGTCATCCTCGGGAAGCGGAAAGGATCGAAGCATCTCTTCCAGGTCCGCCGGACCTATCTTGGCGGCTCAGCCGCTGGTCTGAGACATCTCCGTGAGACGAGCCATGGATAGTTCCTCCTTCGCATAGTATAAAAAACATGCATCATAATTATACACTATATGCATTGTATGTGTCAGAAGAAGAGAGAGTTTTTTCTCTTATCGGGTGCCTTCCTCGTTCGTATGGGGTCGATATCGATAACACGTAGATACATACGAAGAAGGAGCTTTAGTTCCAGAGGCTGATGCCCCGTTGGCTTTCTTCCATCCGCTTTGCTCTTTGGTTTGCCGCTGTTTTTTCTGAAGCGCTAAACATATCAAACACACGAGCATCCAATGAGCTTAAGACTGCCAATTTTGTCGTGGGCTTTATGCTTTCGTCTTTTGGGGCCTTCCGGTACAATAGCTGTAATGGAGAGGTGGTAAGGGAGGCGATCTTTGTGGAGTCCATCGGTGTGATTTCCGATACGCATGGGGATCTGTACTCGTGGCAGAAGGCCCGAAAACTCTGGGGTGATGTGGAGTTAGTGCTTCATGCTGGTGACGTTTTGGGTCATTTAGGCCAAGAGGCATCGGATCACCTCGCCAACGAGATGAATGAACTCCCCGTCCCTCTGCTCATCGCCCGGGGAAATTGTGATCGAGATGAGGATCAGGAACGGCTTCGATGGCCGCTCCTGTCACCGTACGTGATTCTGTGGTGGCATGGTCGAACTATTTTCATGGCTCATGGTCAGATATTTTCTCAGGTGCGGGATTGGGCTCGGGCGTTTTCACCGTCCCTGGTGGTGACGGGCCATACCCATGTGGCTTCTTTGGTTCGTGAGGGGCCAACTTTATACCTGAATCCGGGTTCAGCCAGTACTCCTCGAGGACGTGATCCTGCTGGAGTTGCCATAATTACCCGAGAGTCGGTGGAGCTCGTTACCCTGGAGGGTTTTCAGCTTCATGTGGAAAGATGGTAAACTTCACTTGGAAAGATGGTAAGCTTGGAAAGATGGTAAGATAGAGCAATTAAGATACGAACCGAGCAGAGGAGGTCTGTCCATGAGCCCCGCTCAGGAAAAGCAGAAGATCAACGAAGCGGATATGTACGCAGAGGATGTGAGGAAGGGGCAGGAGAAGATCATTCTGGTCTTCGGCCTGAACGAGGAGAATTTCGGTCTAGATGTTCGGGATATTCGGGAGATCGTCCGGGTTCCGCCCGTGATCACTCGTGTGCCGAATGCTCCAAGCTACATAAAGGGTGTGATCAATCTTCGTGGGACAATTGTTCCCGTTTTGGATATCTCGATCAGGATAGGCAGCGACTCCAACGAGGTGACGTCCGAGTCTCGGATTATCGTCGTGGAGTACTCGGATGTGCTTTTCGGTATCCTCGTGGACAACGTTCGGGAGGTCAATACGATCTATGAATCTCAGATTGAGCAGGTGACCGATCTGGAGTCTTCCGTGGATCAGGAGTTCATGCGTGGCGTCGCCAAGATGGATGACGGACGGCTTATCGTCCTTCTGGATTTGCCGGGCCTGTTTCAGATCGAGGTTCTGGTTGACGAGAGATAGGCGTTTTTCAACAGGGCTGCATGATCCTCGTTGACCTCCATACCCATAGCACTTGTTCCGATGGGACGGTCTCCCCTCAGAGGCTGGTCGAGCTGGCTTGTCGGTCATCAGTGGCTGTTCTCAGCCTGACAGATCACGATTCGGTAGAGGGGGTGCCGTCTTTTCTTGCTGCCTGCCAGCGGCATGGGGTTCGGGGGCTGGCAGGCGTGGAACTCTCCGCCGAATTTCCCTCGACGATGCATATCCTGGGATATGGCTTCGATCCTGGCCATGCCGGTTTTCTTCATAAGCTCAACGACATACGGACGATGAGAAATCAGCGAAATTACAAGATTATCGATCGTCTTCGGTCCATAGGTGTTGACCTGTCCATGGAGGAGGTACAGGCGTACTCGGGGGGGACGGTCGTTGCCCGTCCACATCTGGCTCGTGCGATGGTGGAGCGAGGATATTGTGCCACGATGAGAGAGTGTTTCGATCGGTACCTCAAGCGAGGGGCCCCGGGTTACGTTCCGAGGGTGCGACTTTCCCCACAGGAGTGTATTGAGTTGATCCGTTCGGCTGGAGGTCTGGCGGTTCTCGCACACCCGATCCAGACAGCCAGGGATATAGGCGATCTTAGGCCCATCGTGAAAAATCTCAAGGACATGGGACTGTGGGGACTTGAATGTGTTTCAGCTCATCATAGCCCTGAATGGGTGTTTCGGTACATGGAATTGGCCGGTGAGCTTGGCCTATTCCCCACGGCGGGGTCGGATTTTCATGGGGCTAATAGGCCGGGTGTGTCCCTTGGAGTGCTTGTCGACGACGATTTTCTGCCCTGGGCTCGACTCGGGGTTTCTCTGTAAGCCTGACACAATAAGGGAGGTTTTTTGCGTGAAGACCGTCGATTTACGGAGCGATACGGTGACTCTTCCGACTCAGGAAATGCGTCGGGTTTTGGCCGAGGCTCCTGTTGGGGATGCCGGCTATGGTGACGATCCCTCGGTTAATGAACTTGAACGACTGGGTGCCGAGATAACCGGGCAGGAGGATTGTCTGTTTGTCCCCTCGGGAATTATGGGAAATCTTATTGCGATTCTGAGTCACTGTCGTCGTGGAGATGCCGTGTTGGTGGGAGATCGGGCTCACATGTATCGATACGAGGGGGGCGGAATGGCCGTCCTCGCAGGGATTTTGCCCTATCTCGTTGACGATATTGCCGGTGTTCCGACGC
Protein-coding regions in this window:
- a CDS encoding dihydroorotate dehydrogenase; protein product: MTLPVDDRLVTVIKQERAGEGVYALSLHCPSASVSAIPGQFVLIRDPSWGMDPLLMRPFAVAGVWEDRLEVVYRTVGRGTERLSRCLPGDELLLRGPVGRGFRAPASPPIYVAGTLGVAPLLFARQIFGGGRFILGVPDASWAPFVRWVLERCPEVEVFCDDGTIGTKGSALRGMSSGESSPILACGPMGMMTAMSSMDLVDVQVSLENRMACGIGACCGCVTAAEYGHLRVCAQGPVFDLKELRHHG
- a CDS encoding phosphatase produces the protein MILVDLHTHSTCSDGTVSPQRLVELACRSSVAVLSLTDHDSVEGVPSFLAACQRHGVRGLAGVELSAEFPSTMHILGYGFDPGHAGFLHKLNDIRTMRNQRNYKIIDRLRSIGVDLSMEEVQAYSGGTVVARPHLARAMVERGYCATMRECFDRYLKRGAPGYVPRVRLSPQECIELIRSAGGLAVLAHPIQTARDIGDLRPIVKNLKDMGLWGLECVSAHHSPEWVFRYMELAGELGLFPTAGSDFHGANRPGVSLGVLVDDDFLPWARLGVSL
- a CDS encoding dihydroorotate dehydrogenase B catalytic subunit, which translates into the protein MADLSVGIGALRLRSPVVLASGTWGYDEPLWREDLMTSVGAVCSKAITELPRDGNPGTRIWETPCGLLNSIGLQNTGIDDFVDRVIPLLKDRGTPLVANVSMEDEAGLNRMVERLLPLASDVSAIELNVSCPNVDHGCMSWGVSPDLTARATAMVRELWSGPLWVKMTPQAPNPGDVARSAQDSGADALVVANTWLGMAVDVQNRRPVFQRAVAGLSGPAVFPLALRLVWQVAGAVSIPVIGCGGVSSGENLLAMVMVGATAVEVGTGLFGDLHLPERILEQVASYMDEEGVTDLADLIGIAR
- a CDS encoding YfcE family phosphodiesterase, which encodes MESIGVISDTHGDLYSWQKARKLWGDVELVLHAGDVLGHLGQEASDHLANEMNELPVPLLIARGNCDRDEDQERLRWPLLSPYVILWWHGRTIFMAHGQIFSQVRDWARAFSPSLVVTGHTHVASLVREGPTLYLNPGSASTPRGRDPAGVAIITRESVELVTLEGFQLHVERW
- the selD gene encoding selenide, water dikinase SelD, with product MHIVYNYDACFLYYAKEELSMARLTEMSQTSGUAAKIGPADLEEMLRSFPLPEDDRLITTWDCGEDAALWTIDDRRLGILTLDFITPVVDDPRQWGRIAAANAISDVFAMGGRPFIALNIVAFPVKALSLGTLKEVMKGGHEAVSEAGAFLAGGHSVEDQEPKYGLCVFGEVEREALWRVSGARPGDQLLLTKPLGSGILTTAVKADMLDNPRWADEAARWMGKLNCLPLDMPLDLRRTIHACTDVTGFGLVGHCLDMLSAGDVDLLLDVSSLPIMGGVLELAAMGLVPAGAYRNRDLYGEQVTGLNFAEERIDVLFDPQTSGGLLLATPPDAVDRVMDLARNSGCGECTLIGRFEQGDGALRVTEGM
- a CDS encoding orotidine-5'-phosphate decarboxylase, which gives rise to MKDVEGGTPVDRDKDLPLILALDLDTLAGARGTLDIVRDRIRYVKIGPRLFALGGVPFVTEMVDYGFKVFLDLKLHDIPNTIRLAVQAFSDIGLWSLTLHAAGGRRMLEEAVSARDRSRSSMKLFGISVLTSFDDRLWNEATPGCPMTDALRSRSWLCDDVGLDGVVCSPLDLPIIGEGREGFLKVVPGVRLASSEDDQTRVATPAQAFKNGADYVVMGRPIYRADDLDQAMDRITSSIKEGLLS
- a CDS encoding chemotaxis protein CheW, translated to MSPAQEKQKINEADMYAEDVRKGQEKIILVFGLNEENFGLDVRDIREIVRVPPVITRVPNAPSYIKGVINLRGTIVPVLDISIRIGSDSNEVTSESRIIVVEYSDVLFGILVDNVREVNTIYESQIEQVTDLESSVDQEFMRGVAKMDDGRLIVLLDLPGLFQIEVLVDER
- a CDS encoding orotate phosphoribosyltransferase produces the protein MTVQNTIEEMMIQSEAYLKGHFLLSSGKHSGHYMQCAMMLRCPDKAAFAGQAIAQALEGIAVDFVVSPAIGGLIIGHEVARGLGVPFLFCERENGAMTLRRFPVEPNQRFVVVEDVITTGGSAAEVGEHLRERGCIWEATACIVDRSGGAHRFDNDPISLWATSFPVYAPSNCPLCDQGKPLCKPGSRPGDR